CTCAGCGCACGGGCGCCCATCGCAGGCCGACCAGGAAGACCACGAGGCCCGCCCCGGCCAACGCGGCGCCGACGAGCGCCGGGGCGGCGTAGCCGGCTCCGGCGGCGATGACGAGGCCGCCGAGCCAGGCTCCGAGGCCGTTCGCGATGTTGAGGCTCGCGTGGTTCAGCGCGGCACCGAGCATCTGCGCGTCGCCCGCGGCGGTCATCAGCCGGATCTGCAGGCCCACGGCGATCACGCTGCCCAGCGCCCCGACGAGGAACACGCCCACGAGCGCCGCCACCGCGAGGTGCACGAACTCGTGGAAGACCAGCAGGACGACCACGCTGGCCACGAGGCCGCCCACGATCTGGCGGACGTTGTCCCAGTCGGCGAGGCGACCGGCGGCCCAGGTGCCACTGACGGAGCCCAGCCCGAAGGCCAGCAGGAAGACCGGGATCGTGCCGGCGGGCAGGTCGACGACGTCGGTCACGATCGGCGCGACGTAGCTGTACATCGCGAACACGCCGCCGAAGCCGACGACGCCGGTCAGGAACGCCGCGATGACGGCCGGCTCGCGCAGCGCGAACAACTCGCTGCGGATGGTGGCCTTCGGGTCGCCCGGCACGACCGGCACGAAGGCCACGACCAGCACGGCAGCAGCGGCGGCGATCGCCACCACCATCCAATAGGCGGCCCGCCAGGACACGGCCTGGCCCAGCCACGTGCTCGCGGGGACGCCCACGACGGTGGCCACCGAGAGGCCCATCATCACCATGCTGATCGCCCGGCCTCGACGGCCCGGGGGCACGAGGGAGGCGGCGACGAGCGAGGCCACGCCGAAGTACGCGCCGTGCGGCAGCCCGGCGACGAACCTGGCGAGCAGGACGGGGACGTATCCGCTCGCCAGGGCGGTCAGCGCGTTCCCGAGGGCCAGGCCTGCGACCAGCCACAGCAGCAGCGCGCGCTTGGGCATCCGGGCGCCGAGAGCCACGATCAGCGGCGCGCCCACGACGACGCCCAGCGCGTACGACGAGATGATGTGGCCGGTCGTCGGGATGTCCTCGCCGATGGAGGCGGCCACGTCGGGCAGCAGGCCCATCGTCACGAACTCGGTCGTCCCGATCGCGAAGCCACCCAGCGCCAACGCCAGGATGGCCAGCACCACGTGGCGCGGACGGGTCGTCGGCTCGCTCTCGGTCGTCACCTTCGTTCCAAGTCCTCGACGGTGCCGCGCATTCCGCGACGGCGATGCGAGTCCCGTCACCTCGCGCACCCTCCCCGCCCTTGCGGTCGGGTCACGACCACCCGCAGGATGCGGGCATGACCCGCTTCGTCTTCAACACGGCCGCGACGCTCGACGGCTTCCTGGCCGACCCCGACCACTCGCTGACGTGGTTGTTCGACGTCGCGGGCGGCACGCCGGACGCGCCCGAGCACGCCGACCACTTCGGCACGTTCCTCGAGGGCATCGGGGTCACCGTGCTGGGCTCGTCGACGTACGAGTGGCTGCTGCGCGAGACCGGCGCGCTGCAGGACCCCGCGGCGTGGACCGACG
Above is a window of Aeromicrobium senzhongii DNA encoding:
- a CDS encoding MFS transporter, with protein sequence MTTESEPTTRPRHVVLAILALALGGFAIGTTEFVTMGLLPDVAASIGEDIPTTGHIISSYALGVVVGAPLIVALGARMPKRALLLWLVAGLALGNALTALASGYVPVLLARFVAGLPHGAYFGVASLVAASLVPPGRRGRAISMVMMGLSVATVVGVPASTWLGQAVSWRAAYWMVVAIAAAAAVLVVAFVPVVPGDPKATIRSELFALREPAVIAAFLTGVVGFGGVFAMYSYVAPIVTDVVDLPAGTIPVFLLAFGLGSVSGTWAAGRLADWDNVRQIVGGLVASVVVLLVFHEFVHLAVAALVGVFLVGALGSVIAVGLQIRLMTAAGDAQMLGAALNHASLNIANGLGAWLGGLVIAAGAGYAAPALVGAALAGAGLVVFLVGLRWAPVR